The segment CTCAAGGCTAGAATAGCACCGTCTGCATTGTTTGGATCTGCTGTCATGGCTTCCAATTCGAGTGTAGCAGCCATATTATAATAGTTGGCACCTAATCCATGTTCATTACTAGCATCCCAATCGATCAAATCTTGTCTTAGACCTGTGTATTTTCCTACATAAGTCAAATCAGAATTGACATCTGATCCTGATGGCGAGACACTGAAAATGGAAGATCTCTCTGGTTCGATATGAGAGCCCATCCAGTAGATATACATATCATCTTGAAAGGATCCTTCAATGTCAATTTCGGCACTTCCTACATTCGCATCGAAATTTATTTCCTTCAATGGAAAACCAGAGTTATTTCTATCATAAAGACGGATGGTTTGATTTTCATCATCCCCAACCCACATGTAATCTGTTCCTACAGGGATTGCTGTAGACCCATCAGATACACCCGTATGAAATCTGCTTGTAGAAGGACTCGCTGCTGCAAATGATGCTGCATAGCTGATGGTGTATGAACTTGTCAATGGGTCACTTTCTGTATCTGTGACAGTCACCGTGATAGTTGAGAACCCCACTCCACTTGGTACAATCTGCAAGGTACGGTTAGCTCCCGTACCTGAAATGACCAAGCCTTCGGCGCTAACTACCGAAAGATCACTACTCACAGCTGATAAGGTTAGATCTTCGACAGCTGTAGACAAATCACTCAAAGTAAAGACTATGCCACTCGTAGCAGCTGGGTCAGTAGGGTCATTGATTACCCCTGATACAAATGAGTTTAGGTTCTCTTGAATGTTTAATCTCCGGGTAGTACTAGCCACATCAGCTACAATACTTGGTGCATTGGCATTGGCAGATTTGTTGCCACTGATCCCTGGAGATCCGACATTGGGTACACCAGAGGTGTCAGCATTGACTGCTGTAGTCTGTACTGCACCATTTCCATTCCCAACTGTGCTGAATAGAGACAATTCTACGTCGTATGACTGACCATCTGCAGCAGACGCATCTGGATAAGAGGCTGATACAGGTGTCGTACTATGGACATCACCAGACCATAAGGTCACGACATCACCCCCCCCACCTAGGCCAGCACCCTCTGTCCAACCTATGGATACCTCAGACAAGTCAATATCAGGACTCCATACATTAGTGAATTGAGTCACGTCAACTTCCTCACCTATCACGACTATGGCAGTCATGCCTGCTGGGATAGTAGTCAGGCCTTCTATCAAGGTAGCATCCTCTGGATCAGCAGAATCATCATCATAGTATAGATCAAAATCTACTCCTGATACCCAATTTTTGTCAGAACCATTGGTTATTTCAAACCAATCAGCCGTTAATTTATCTCCAGACTGTCCAGAAAATATCTCAGTGATTTTTAGTTTGCTGAAATAGGTTGGAGCAGAACTGCGCCCAGGAGAGCCAACTCCTGGTACATTCAATTCACTATCTACGGCGGTAGTTTGAACAGCGCCACTTGGGTTGCCCACACTGCTATATTCTTCCAGCCTTACGTCGTAGGATTGGCCGTCATTTTCTTCTATTACAGGAGCAGGATACCCTTTGTAATCAATTGGGTCTGCCATGGTTACATTTGGGTCGCCTAACCACAAGGTAACATAGTCGCCATTTTTACCTAGGCCTGCGCCATCTACATAACCAATCTCGACAGTCGTCAAATCTATATCTGGAGACCAAACTGATTCGAATGCATCAGCGTCGGCAGCATTTCCGATCATGACCACCACACTTTCTCCTGCGATGATATCTACGAGACCTTCAATCAGGTCTGCCGTAGCAGCGTCTTGTGAATCATCATCATAGTATAAGGCTGCATCCACACCACTCACCCATGCTACATCTCCTGTATTGGTGATTTCAAACCAATCTTCGGTAAAATCTCCCCCTTCATGTCCAAAGTAAATCTCAGTGATTTCTAGTTTGGCTTGGGAATAGCCAGATATGCTGATCATCAGCATACATAAAAGGAAAATCGATTGACTCAATCGCTTGTATCGGGCGCGAACTCCAAGCCAAACTCGTAAAGTTTTTTTCATAATTTATGTCCAGTTAAACAAGCCACAATATTATCATCGTAATTAGTCGAGGAGGTTATAATAGTATTACCTATTAGTTAATGTTAATAGGTAATTTTCCTAAGAACATAACCTAAACTTCATAAACACTGAATAGCAAGTTCATGTGTGGGTAGAAAACAAAGAATTGAATGCGTAGTGTACTGGCAGGTGTAGACAATGGTGATTTGGAGATTAGATTGAATAGATCAATATTGCAATCCACCGTATATTTGATCAAACTAACTCAACGATCTACTATATATCCAAAAGAGAACCATGAGCATCTTCAATAGCATTACCATTTTGATTATCCTTTCAGCAGCCTTTGCATTCATCAATACCAAATTCCTCAAACTTCCCTTCACCATCGGTTTGATGATCATAGCCATAGTCTTCACAGTGGGGATCACTATTTTGGGTAGCATCAATCATTATGTCTTGGATGAGGCCAAATTGTTGATTCAATCGATAGATTTCGAAACGGCACTGTTAGACGTGATGCTGAGTTTCCTGCTGTTTGCTGGGGCACTTCATACCAACCTCGATGGTCTCAAAAAACACAAAGCACCCATCGCCTTGTTTGCTACCATAGGCGTGTTGCTATCTACCTTTTTGATTGGTACGATGATGTATTGTGTATTTTTGGCATTTAGCTATCCGATCAGTTACATCTATTGTTTGCTTTTTGGTGCATTGATCTCTCCTACTGACCCCATTGCAGTATTGGGGATTTTGAAAGATGCCCATGCTCCTAAAAAACTGGAGACCAAAATCGTGGGTGAGTCGCTGTTCAATGATGGTGTAGGGGTTGTGGTATTCATCGTGCTATTCAAAATTGCTCAGCAAGGGTTAGACTCTATGAGTGTCACTGATGTTGGCTTGCTGTTTTTGGAAGAAGTGGCAGGCGGAATAATCCTAGGTTTGGTTGCTGGTTGGGGTGCATTTCGATTGATGAAAGTCATTGATAATTATGAAACAGAAGTCATTATTACCTTGGCTCTGGTGATGGGGATTTCTGCTCTGGCACATTATCTACACGTATCAGGCCCTCTGGCGGTAGTGGTGGCAGGGATTTTCTTAGGCAACAAAGCTCCAACGATCGCTTGGTCGAAAAACACGCACACTTATGTGGACAAATTTTGGGAGTTGATTGATGTCATTCTCAACGCTGTCCTGTTTGTCTTGATCGGTCTGGAGCTGCTAGTAGTCTCTATGAATGGAAAATACATCTTGTTTGGGTTGATTGCAATCCCTCTGGCATTGTTGGCTAGGTATATTGCTCTGTCTGGGCCTGTGGCATTCTTCAAAGGCAAATTGGACTTCATTCCCAATACCAATCTAATTATGACTTGGGGAGGCATCAGAGGGGGAATTTCTATTGCTTTGGCCTTGTCCTTGTCACCACACATGGAGCGTGAACTCTTCCTGACCATCACCTACGTAATTGTGGTATTCTCCATCATCTTTCAAGGCCTGACTATCGGGCCATTGGTCAAAAAAGTATTGAAGGATTCAAAAGTGGGCTAGTTGTACCACGCTTTCAGCTTGAGTTTGAGGAGTGTTTTAGATCGTATAGTACGACACCCTGTTCTTTGTGCCGATCATCCCTTTTGAGATTTGAGCAAGTTTATTTACTTATCTAAATTGAGAAATCTCATTTTTACACAACCCCATTTCTACAATTAGTGATTAATTTAGTCGCCATGAATAATAGTCGAGTTCTAATAGTCCTTATTTCTTTTGTGTTGGTCACTGCCTGTAATGATTCTGATATGGATAGAGATATCCTTTCTCCAAGCATTTCAGAAGCTTTTCCTGCGGACCAAAGTACAGGTATAGCACTCGATGCAACTATATCTGTAGTTTTTGATGAGGAATTAGATCCATCAAGCTTAAAAAATGTAATTACGTTGGCCAGTTCGAATGGTGTGGTGATTGGAAAAACAGAGTACGACAGTGAAACTTTCACCATTAGGTTCATCCCATTTGAGAATTTGGAATATTACACCGTGTACAGGGTAAATATCTCTAACACCATAAGAGATGTTTATCAAAACAAAATTGGAGGGGAAAGTTTGTTGTTTATGACTTTGCCTGAAACTGAACCTGCTAGATATGAAGTTACATTTTCAAACACATGGAGTCAAAAGACTCACCCCAAGGATTTTCCTGCCAATGCTCACTTTTCTGGTTTGATTGGAATGACACATACGATAGATACAGTTCTATTTAGGGAAGGTAGGTTGGCATCAATAGGTATCAAAGAAATGGCAGAAACTGGTTCTAAAACAACTTTAATATCTGAAATTGAACAAATGATAACTGCTGATAGTGCTCAATATATTTTGAGTAGTGACAGTACCAGTATGTATCCAGTAGATGTGGTTCTTGAGTTTGATATTGAATTGTCTCATCCAAAAGTTAGCATAGTATCCATGATCGCACCGAGTCCTGATTGGTTCATTGCAGTCGAGGGTGTAGAGTTGTATGAAGATGGAAAATGGCTATCCAACAAAACTGTAACTGTCAAAAGCTATGATTCAGGTACAGACAGTGGATTAACCTTCACGTCAGTCAATGAAGCAACAAACCCTTTTGTTCCAATAGCTAAGATCAATGAGGCTCCCCTTGCTACTGGCGGTATTGTGCCACCATTGGGGACTATGAAATTCAAAAGAATAGAGAAACTAGAATTGGAAAACGAAATTGATTGAAGCACTCGCCAAAATGGTATCTATGCTAAAGAAAATGAACTTCAAATCTTTAGAATCATACAAGAGGCTTTGACCAACATGCTCAAACGGCTTCTGCCTTGATCAAAATAAGGTGACCATTCAGATCAAAGATTATGGGGTAGGTTTTGACCTGACGACCCAATCCGAATCCTCAAAAAGTCTAGGGATGAAAACACTCAAAGAAAGAACCCAGATATTGGATGGAAAAATGATAATTGACTCTGTCAAGAACCAAGTAACCTCCATATTTTTGGAAATTCCAAAAGCAGCCAAATGAATGAATTAAAAGATGTAAGTATTGTAATCGCAGACGATCACCCCATGATGCTCCAAGGTTTGGAATCGACCTTGAATCAGCATGGATTAGAAGTACTGGCAGCTGCAAAGGATGGCACTTCAGCCCTACAAACCATGATTGATCATCGACCAGACTTGGGAATCATTGATATTGACATGCCGTATCTCACGGGTTTTGCCATTGCAGAAGAATGTCAGCGATCTGGACTAAACACCAAATTCATCATTCTTTCCTATCACAAAGAACCTGAGTTTATTGTACGTGCCAAGAATCTGAATATCTCAGGATACCTATTGAAAGAAGACACCAGTACGGAAATCATCAAATGTATCGAACATGTACTCCGGGGTGAATTCTACTATAGTAGGTCTATCATCCATACCAACCTGGAAAACGCCAATACCAACGTCTCAAAATTGAATTCACTCTCCCCGTCTGAAAAGAAAATACTCAAGCTAATTGCTAGCGCAAAGAGCTCTCAGCAAATCGCTGATCTGCTACACGTATCAGAACGCACCATCGAAAAGCACAGAAGCAACATCATTTCGAAAATTGGACTTTCAGGTCAAGCTCATGCGTTATCACTTTGGGCCTGCGAACAGAAATCCGTTATTATGAACTTGTGATTGTCCTTGAACAGATGTTAATTGCTACATCGAACTAAGGTTGGGTAAAAACATAATTGTCAAATCTGGACTCCAATTATTTTTAAAATGTCTTTGTATTAGCTCCATGATTAAGCAAATAAACATGTAGTAATTTATAGAGTCATCACAGCTATGTCATTCAAATCACTCTTTTTGATCTTGTTTTTTATCCCTTTGGGAATGAATGCGGCTGTGGCTCAGACGATACAGTACCTTCATATAGACACCACGCTCCATGAAGTCAAACAGCTGGAAGATAAACAATGGATTAACTATACAGAACCGATCTACGAAGGTACCAACAACGGCATTTACTGGTTTAAAATAGAGATACCAGCATCATCCGACACCTATGTGATTACCATCCCCGAATCCCATATCACCCGAGCGTCACTCTATCAAGGGGAAAATGAGATCGCACCTGTAGCAAATACACGCTATTTGAGTTTTTTGGTGAGGGCCTCCCCTAGCACTACCTCTTACTATCTCAGGGTCAATTGTCGCCTAGAGGCGCGTGTCCCTTTGAGTGTCGAGAAATCAGCAGCGTATTACAGTGCCGAACAATATGAATTCCTAAGCATGGGCATCTATTACGGAGTGGTTATTAGTGTAATATTTATCAATCTATTCTCCTTTTTCAGTTTCGGCAACAAGGGCTTCATACAATACCTATTCATGCCTATTGGTATGTCCATCAACTCGGTGTACAAGGATGGAATCTTTGCATTGCTATTGGGACCAGTAGGCATCAACGAATACCTAGAACCCACCCTCAACAGTGTGTTGGTGATCACCTGCATCTTTTGTATCGACAGTTACCTTCGGATCAATCGACACTATCCACGATTGTATCGCTTTGGGATAGGTCTAGTCATCCTCTCCCAGTTGCTCAATGTCGGAGTACTCCTCACAAAAGGGAGTTTTTGGTTCTATGTGTCTACAGAGTTAGTCATACTCATGGCTTTAGACATATTCTGGTTATCCGGATTTTTACTATGGAGGAAAACCAAATCCTTGGAGTCTGGCTGGTTTTCCTTGGCCTATGGTCTACCGCTATTTGTCGCTCATGGTTACTATTTGAGTCCCTACTTCGGTCTGCACTTTATGAATGTATCCTTTGTATGGTACAAAGTTGGTTCTGTCTTTGAGATGGCCATATTCACTTACGCCATCATGCATCAGTCCAAAAAAATATCCTTGAAAAACCAAGAAATGAGACAAAAAATCGTGGATTACACTACCCAACTGACTAAGCTCCACGAAAGACCTAATGAAAAGGAAGCGCAAACTTTGGAACTAATCAAGCGCTACCGATTTACGCTCAAGGAAATAGAAATCCTCCAAGACATTGCAGATGGGAGCACCAATAAAGAAATCGCAGAGAAACACTTCATCAGTCAGAATACAGTGAAGTACCATATCCGAAACATCTTTGAAAAATTGGATGTAAATAATCGAAAGGAAGCAGGAGACAAACTCATGCATCCCACTGACACGCCTACAGCAATGACTGAAATTTAAGTCACTCATAATAAATCGCTTACCCTGTTGGGTGGGAAAAACCACCCGCTCCTTTTTTGACGTTGACCTAGCCATTGCGGTAGCTTGCTTTATAATTAAACAAACAGCAAATTTCAATGGTCACAATGTACAAACACTCCACCCTGTGTAAAATTAAGTTCTTTGATAACCTACGTCGTTTTCTCTTGATGCTCGCCATCCTGTCGATGGTCTCAGTATCCTATGCCCAGACTACAGCCAACAGGTATGTAGATGTCAATGCAAGCAGCGGAGGTGATGGCAGCTCTTGGGCCAGCGCTCACAATGACTTACAAACGGCGATCAACAGTAGTACAAACGGGCACGTCATCTTTGTGAAAAAAGGCGAATACTTGCTTACTGCCGCTATTAGCCCCAAAGAAGGAATGGAAATATATGGCAGCTTCACCGGTACCGAAACTACATTGGCAGAACGTGACCTAAGCAACTTCTCCAATGATGCTAGTAATGCTACTATTCTAAAAAGCAACGGGAACCAGAGGGTAATCACCATTAATTATCCACCAGTAGATCCTTCACCAAACATTTTGGATGGTCTGGTGATTACCGGAGGAGGAAATGTTGAACAAGGAGGAGGAATCTATGTTCTGAATGCCTCACCCACACTCCGCAATCTAATCATCACGGATAATACTGCCAGCGGTAGCAACGGTAGCGGTTATCAAAATGGTAGCAATGGTCATGGAGGGGGTATATATATTGTTGGTGATTGTGCCCCGACTCTAACCAATGTTGTCTTCAGTAAAAATACTGCCAAAGGTGGAAATGGAGGTAATTGGGATGGAGAACCTTATACTGGAGGAAATGGTGGTAATGGATATGGTGGAGGCATGTACAGCGGTAATACATCAGCCCCAAGTTTGATCAATGTAATATTCATGGATAACAGTAGCAACGGTGGACTCGCAGGAATTGGAGCATTATGGAATGGAGATATTGGTAATGCCCACGGTGGAGGCATGTACAATGCCAATTCATCAGCACCAAGCTTGACCAACGTGACCCTTAGCGGAAACAAGGCTGATGGTGCTACAAGCTATGGCGGTGGTATATACAATGAAGCTGCTCCTCAACCTAAGCTTTATAACACCATTCTTTTGGGGAATACTGCGACTACTAATCCCGGTATCCATAATGAAAGTGCCTTGCCGGATATCCAATATAGTTTAATCCAAGGTGAAACTGGTGGTAGCAATGGCAATCTTGACGGCACAGCCTATGTTAATACCGACATCTTTATCGATCCTGCTAACGGAGTTTATGCTTTGAAAAGTAACAGCCCCGCAATCAACGCAGGTAGCAATGACTTGTATACCAATGCCGTTGGTGATTTGAACAACGATTTCGATTTAGCGGGCAATCAGCGTCTTTATGACGGCACGTCAAGCACTGACGTGATTGATATGGGAGCCTATGAGCTTCAGAGAGAACCTAAAGAATCCATCTCACCAGATGCGAATAACATACTCTACGTCAACAAAAATGTAAGCGGTGGTGATGAAAGTGGAAATTCTTGGGAGAATGCCATTCCAGAATTGGCAGATGCCATGCTCAGAGCAAAGGAAAACTATGACGATACTTGGGCAACTACCCCCTTAAAAATATATGTGGCCAAAGGTACTTATAAGCCCCTGTACAGTCCTGAGGATGGTGCTAACTTTGGGACTGACCAAGGCCGTGACAATAGTTTCTCGATGGTCAAAAACGTCATGTTGTACGGCGGATTTGATCCCGCAAATGACATCATCGATTTGACAGACACACGCATTCTGCCCTTCTCTGACGAAACAGCAGGGACGATATTGAGTGGTGATATTGGGACTGCAGATGATGCTACTGACAACATCTACAACGTACTCGTGAGCGCTGGTGACTTAGGATCGGCTAGCATAGATGGTTTTAGCATTACTGCAGGTTATGCCAACGCCTACTCTGATCTATATGTCAATGGTAAGCAGATATTCAAATGCTCTGGTGCAGGAGTCTACAATTCTGTCTCTTCGCCCAATTATAAGCATATAACACTACACAACAACAGCTGTACAGAGTCTGGTGGAGGGATGTTTAGTTACATGTCTTCACCAGCTCTTCAATTGGTCATTCTAAAAAACAACCAAGCCAAAGATGGCGGGGGAATAACAAACCAAGAGAGTTCTTCTCCTACACTTTTGAATGTCTCCATTCAAAGCAACAATGCGAGTGAAAATGGTAGCGGAATGTACAATGTTGATGAATCAGCACCTACGCTTACCAATGTTTCTATTGTAGGTAATGAGGCTTCTGTTAGCAGTGAGGAAGTGCCCAGTTGTGTATCTCAAAACTCCTCTCTAACACTAAACAACTGCATCATATGGGATGTGGTAACTGGAGATTACACAGCTCAGAACAGCCTAATCAAAGGAACCAGCGATACCTCTAATGGTAACCTGGATGCTACTGACTTGACTGATACGGACATCTTTACTGATCCTGCCAATGAGGACTATAGTCTTAAAAGTACCAGTATAGCCGTAAACACAGGAAGCAATACCTTATACACCGACGCTGGTGGTGACCTAGACAATGATGTGGACTTGGCAGGAAACGCACGTCTTTACAATACTGAAATCATTGATTTGGGAGCCTATGAATACGGTGATTATACTGCTCCTGTATTCACTTCATCCACTGCTGTAAACTTTGCAGAAAACGAAACGGGTACTGCTTATACAGCTACCGCCACCGATACAAACCCAATCACCTACAGCTTAGGCTCAGCTACCGACGAAGCACTATTCGATATAGTAGCCAGCACGGGTGTAGTGACTTTCAAAACTACTCCTGACTTTGAGAACCCTATGGATGCGGATGCTAACAATAGCTATGTGATACTTGTGATCGCGAGTGATGGGATCAATGCAACGAATCAGGATGTGACAATTACAGTGACCGATGTAGATGATACTGAGGATGAAGACGATATAGATGAGGTAGTGACAAGTGTTGATAACCAAGTTGCCATTCCAGAGCTTGGTTTGTATCCCAATCCTACCAACCATGAACTCAACATAGATTTATCAAACTTTGCTGGGATGAATGTGTCCCTGAGCATCGTGAATTTGTCAGGAACACAATACTTCTACAAAGAGAACATTGATGTCCAGCTATTCGCCATCAATGTTGAGCAATATGTAGCTGGAGTTTATTTGCTGATGCTCAAAACTGCGGATCATGTGGTTTCTAGGCGAGTAATCATTAAACCATAAAATCATCACTAGTTTTTATCGAACAAATGTAGAAAGGAGGTTGCCATCAGCAACCTCCTTTCTTATTTTATCTATTGGCTACTTGAATGGCGCAAGGCACAAACTAAATTCTTACTCCTCATTCCTCTGATTATTTAACACATTGCTTTTATCTTACCCTCTAGAGCATCTAGTCCTCACAAACTCTAAATTGTATAGATGAAAGCAAGAGATGGCATCCTCTCCATAGACATCGGAGGTACAAAAATCAAAGCAACCGTATTGAATCAAGCTGGGGAGCAAATCTCCGTGTATCAGAAAATCAAAACGCCCAAGTTGAGTAGCCCAGAACAAGTGGTCAAAGCAATCCTGACATTGATCAAGGATTTTCCCGCCTATGACAGAGTCTCTGTAGGTTTTCCAGGTTATGTAAAAAATGGCATTGTACGCTCCGCTCCCAACCTGGCACCCAATCTATGGATTGAGGTTCCATTTGCACAGCAGTTGTCCGATCGGTTGGGCAAACCTGTCAGACTGCTCAACGATGCAGACATGCAGGCACTGGGAATCGTCCAAGGTCAGGGATTTGAAATCGTCATTACCTTAGGTACTGGTTTTGGAACTGCCTTACTCATGAATGGACACCTTCTGCCACACATGGAGCTAGCCCATCTTCCCATCAAAACAGGCAAGACCTATGATGAATACTTGGGCAAAGTGGCGTTGAAGAAGGTCGGTACCAAACACTGGAACAATAGATTGAAAAAAGTCCTGACTATTTTAGAAACAGTCTTTCAATATGACCGTCTCTACATAGGTGGTGGGAATGCCAAGAAAATCAATTTCAAGCTAGCTGACAACATAAAATCAGCTACTAATGAAGACGGAATAAAAGGCGGAGCAAAACTCTGGCAACTTGATGATCACTACGGCATCATCTCCAGTCATGATTGATAACAATGCCTAGCGCTTGACGCTAATGATATAAAAAACGCATAACAAATATCCAATGAAAATAGGCATAGCAGCAGATCACGGAGGTTTTCCTCTCAAACAAGTGATTGCTTCCCTCCTGACGGATCAGCACGAGATCATAGATTTCGGTGCATTTACTTTGGATTCAGACGATGATTATCCCGACTTTGTGATTCCTTTGGCACATGCCGTCTCTACACAAGTAGTAGACCGAGGCATTGCCATCTGTGGTAGTGGTGTAGGTGCTACCATAGCAGTCAACAAGGTAAAAGGTGTACGAGCTGCATTGATTCATGATACCTTCTCAGCCCATCAAGGTGTGGAAGACGACAACATGAACTTGCTGTGCCTAGGTGGGAGAATCGTAGGCGAAGAACTCGCCAAAGAAATTATTACCCGCTTCTTGGGTGCAAGCTTCTCGGGAGCAGAAAGACACAAAAGAAGATTGGAAAAGGTAAATAAATTAGAAAAAGAATAATACCCTCTTAACTTTACCCTTGAGATCACAGAAGAGAGCGATTTAATACACACAAAATATAGAATATATGTCATCTGAAAAGTATGTTTTAGGAATGGTAGGTCTGGGCGTCATGGGAAGAAGCCTATTGCTCAACATGGCCGACCATGGTTTCAAAGTATCAGGACTGGACAAGGATCCTAACAAGGTGGACGCCCTAGAAAAAGAAGCCAATGGAAATGCCAAGGGTTATAGTTCCGCCAAAGAATTCATTGACAACCTGCAAAAACCAAGAGCTGTGATGATGCTCGTACCTGCAGGGCCTGCCGTGGATGCTGTGATTGCTGAGATAGCTCCCCTATTGGATGAAGGAGATCTTCTCATTGATGGAGGCAATTCCTACTATACAGATACTGATCGTAGATTCTTAGAATTGAAAGCCAAAGGACTCCACTTTTTCGGAATGGGTGTCTCTGGTGGTGAAGAAGGTGCCAGAAAGGGTCCAAGTATGATGCCGGGTGGTGACCCGAAGGCTTATGAAGTAGTAAGACCGATCTTTGAGGCCATAGCTGCCAAAGTCAATGGCGATCCTTGTGTGACCTACATCGGCCCAGGATCAGCAGGCAACTTTGTCAAGATGGTTCACAATGGTATCGAGTATGGCATCATGCAGCTCATCGCGGAGACTTATGAAATCATGCAGAAAGGCCTAGGTCTATCAGGCGAACAAATGTATCAAGTATTCAAAGAATGGAACGAAGGCAGGTTGAAATCCTTCTTGATCGAAATCACCCGTGACATCTTTGCCTTCAAGGATGCCGATAGTGGCACCTTGCTTTTGGATCTGATCAAAGATGAAGCTCGGTCTAA is part of the Reichenbachiella agarivorans genome and harbors:
- a CDS encoding choice-of-anchor Q domain-containing protein is translated as MYKHSTLCKIKFFDNLRRFLLMLAILSMVSVSYAQTTANRYVDVNASSGGDGSSWASAHNDLQTAINSSTNGHVIFVKKGEYLLTAAISPKEGMEIYGSFTGTETTLAERDLSNFSNDASNATILKSNGNQRVITINYPPVDPSPNILDGLVITGGGNVEQGGGIYVLNASPTLRNLIITDNTASGSNGSGYQNGSNGHGGGIYIVGDCAPTLTNVVFSKNTAKGGNGGNWDGEPYTGGNGGNGYGGGMYSGNTSAPSLINVIFMDNSSNGGLAGIGALWNGDIGNAHGGGMYNANSSAPSLTNVTLSGNKADGATSYGGGIYNEAAPQPKLYNTILLGNTATTNPGIHNESALPDIQYSLIQGETGGSNGNLDGTAYVNTDIFIDPANGVYALKSNSPAINAGSNDLYTNAVGDLNNDFDLAGNQRLYDGTSSTDVIDMGAYELQREPKESISPDANNILYVNKNVSGGDESGNSWENAIPELADAMLRAKENYDDTWATTPLKIYVAKGTYKPLYSPEDGANFGTDQGRDNSFSMVKNVMLYGGFDPANDIIDLTDTRILPFSDETAGTILSGDIGTADDATDNIYNVLVSAGDLGSASIDGFSITAGYANAYSDLYVNGKQIFKCSGAGVYNSVSSPNYKHITLHNNSCTESGGGMFSYMSSPALQLVILKNNQAKDGGGITNQESSSPTLLNVSIQSNNASENGSGMYNVDESAPTLTNVSIVGNEASVSSEEVPSCVSQNSSLTLNNCIIWDVVTGDYTAQNSLIKGTSDTSNGNLDATDLTDTDIFTDPANEDYSLKSTSIAVNTGSNTLYTDAGGDLDNDVDLAGNARLYNTEIIDLGAYEYGDYTAPVFTSSTAVNFAENETGTAYTATATDTNPITYSLGSATDEALFDIVASTGVVTFKTTPDFENPMDADANNSYVILVIASDGINATNQDVTITVTDVDDTEDEDDIDEVVTSVDNQVAIPELGLYPNPTNHELNIDLSNFAGMNVSLSIVNLSGTQYFYKENIDVQLFAINVEQYVAGVYLLMLKTADHVVSRRVIIKP
- a CDS encoding ROK family protein, translated to MKARDGILSIDIGGTKIKATVLNQAGEQISVYQKIKTPKLSSPEQVVKAILTLIKDFPAYDRVSVGFPGYVKNGIVRSAPNLAPNLWIEVPFAQQLSDRLGKPVRLLNDADMQALGIVQGQGFEIVITLGTGFGTALLMNGHLLPHMELAHLPIKTGKTYDEYLGKVALKKVGTKHWNNRLKKVLTILETVFQYDRLYIGGGNAKKINFKLADNIKSATNEDGIKGGAKLWQLDDHYGIISSHD
- a CDS encoding cation:proton antiporter, which gives rise to MSIFNSITILIILSAAFAFINTKFLKLPFTIGLMIIAIVFTVGITILGSINHYVLDEAKLLIQSIDFETALLDVMLSFLLFAGALHTNLDGLKKHKAPIALFATIGVLLSTFLIGTMMYCVFLAFSYPISYIYCLLFGALISPTDPIAVLGILKDAHAPKKLETKIVGESLFNDGVGVVVFIVLFKIAQQGLDSMSVTDVGLLFLEEVAGGIILGLVAGWGAFRLMKVIDNYETEVIITLALVMGISALAHYLHVSGPLAVVVAGIFLGNKAPTIAWSKNTHTYVDKFWELIDVILNAVLFVLIGLELLVVSMNGKYILFGLIAIPLALLARYIALSGPVAFFKGKLDFIPNTNLIMTWGGIRGGISIALALSLSPHMERELFLTITYVIVVFSIIFQGLTIGPLVKKVLKDSKVG
- a CDS encoding response regulator transcription factor, which translates into the protein MNELKDVSIVIADDHPMMLQGLESTLNQHGLEVLAAAKDGTSALQTMIDHRPDLGIIDIDMPYLTGFAIAEECQRSGLNTKFIILSYHKEPEFIVRAKNLNISGYLLKEDTSTEIIKCIEHVLRGEFYYSRSIIHTNLENANTNVSKLNSLSPSEKKILKLIASAKSSQQIADLLHVSERTIEKHRSNIISKIGLSGQAHALSLWACEQKSVIMNL
- a CDS encoding spondin domain-containing protein produces the protein MNNSRVLIVLISFVLVTACNDSDMDRDILSPSISEAFPADQSTGIALDATISVVFDEELDPSSLKNVITLASSNGVVIGKTEYDSETFTIRFIPFENLEYYTVYRVNISNTIRDVYQNKIGGESLLFMTLPETEPARYEVTFSNTWSQKTHPKDFPANAHFSGLIGMTHTIDTVLFREGRLASIGIKEMAETGSKTTLISEIEQMITADSAQYILSSDSTSMYPVDVVLEFDIELSHPKVSIVSMIAPSPDWFIAVEGVELYEDGKWLSNKTVTVKSYDSGTDSGLTFTSVNEATNPFVPIAKINEAPLATGGIVPPLGTMKFKRIEKLELENEID
- a CDS encoding LuxR C-terminal-related transcriptional regulator gives rise to the protein MSFKSLFLILFFIPLGMNAAVAQTIQYLHIDTTLHEVKQLEDKQWINYTEPIYEGTNNGIYWFKIEIPASSDTYVITIPESHITRASLYQGENEIAPVANTRYLSFLVRASPSTTSYYLRVNCRLEARVPLSVEKSAAYYSAEQYEFLSMGIYYGVVISVIFINLFSFFSFGNKGFIQYLFMPIGMSINSVYKDGIFALLLGPVGINEYLEPTLNSVLVITCIFCIDSYLRINRHYPRLYRFGIGLVILSQLLNVGVLLTKGSFWFYVSTELVILMALDIFWLSGFLLWRKTKSLESGWFSLAYGLPLFVAHGYYLSPYFGLHFMNVSFVWYKVGSVFEMAIFTYAIMHQSKKISLKNQEMRQKIVDYTTQLTKLHERPNEKEAQTLELIKRYRFTLKEIEILQDIADGSTNKEIAEKHFISQNTVKYHIRNIFEKLDVNNRKEAGDKLMHPTDTPTAMTEI
- a CDS encoding sensor histidine kinase; protein product: MTIQIKDYGVGFDLTTQSESSKSLGMKTLKERTQILDGKMIIDSVKNQVTSIFLEIPKAAK